One genomic window of Alkalispirochaeta americana includes the following:
- a CDS encoding YggS family pyridoxal phosphate-dependent enzyme: MSIVADNRAGNLADNLAVIEERIQSACLRSGRSRDSVRLMAVTKRQPPELLEEALRLGLRLFGESRIQETKAKHALFPPSAEVHLIGHLQRNKARDAAQLYHAVQSIDAVRTVDALASRLEEEGREIGAFLEVNTSGEPSKEGVQGFGDLLQVALAIEASPRISLQGLMTIAPYTAEETPLRRAFAQLRDYRDRLEGELGRAVPDLSMGMSGDLEWAIREGSTLVRVGTALFGNRLS, encoded by the coding sequence ATGTCGATCGTAGCGGATAATCGTGCCGGTAATCTTGCCGATAACCTTGCTGTTATAGAAGAGCGGATTCAATCGGCCTGCCTGCGCTCTGGCCGTTCCCGGGATTCGGTGCGCCTTATGGCAGTTACAAAGCGCCAGCCTCCGGAACTCCTTGAGGAAGCTCTTCGGTTGGGGCTCCGGCTCTTTGGTGAGAGCCGTATCCAGGAGACCAAGGCCAAGCACGCGCTCTTTCCTCCCTCGGCAGAGGTGCACCTTATAGGACACTTGCAGCGAAACAAGGCTCGCGACGCAGCGCAGCTCTACCATGCGGTGCAGTCCATCGATGCCGTGCGCACTGTGGATGCCCTGGCTTCCCGGCTGGAAGAGGAAGGGCGGGAGATCGGGGCGTTTCTTGAGGTAAACACCTCGGGAGAGCCTTCCAAGGAGGGAGTTCAAGGGTTCGGTGACCTTTTGCAGGTGGCTCTGGCCATAGAAGCGTCTCCCCGCATCAGCCTGCAGGGACTGATGACAATCGCTCCGTATACAGCGGAGGAAACTCCCCTGCGAAGGGCCTTTGCACAGCTTCGGGACTACCGGGATCGCCTGGAGGGGGAATTGGGGCGTGCCGTGCCAGACCTTTCCATGGGTATGAGCGGGGATCTGGAATGGGCGATCCGGGAGGGTTCCACCCTGGTCAGGGTGGGGACAGCTCTCTTTGGAAACCGCTTGTCATGA
- a CDS encoding RluA family pseudouridine synthase, with amino-acid sequence MNIYHFHYSIPETIPGGRRLDQFLADEADLCRRSQLKQRVRDLRCNGKPAKLSTRVLPGDIVEGSLEAVGLPKAIPQPVDFPLIHEGRSFLVIDKPQGLVVHPGAGNPDGTLVNGLLWRYRDDPFFQALRNIPEGASGEEISDESDQEADQESDQEGDLRPGIVHRLDKDTSGVMIVAKTLETHQYLVDQFMAGSVKKLYLAITRGAIRQNQGIIDSPLGRDPNHRRRFAVTPGAGKPAHTAFQVLRRFPQHTLVLLKPSTGRTHQLRVHLASLGNPILGDPLYARPDRQLPQATLMLHARLLELSPEPEGGVTPYIAPVPERFREVLRILSGKGPSRG; translated from the coding sequence ATGAATATCTATCATTTTCACTATTCCATCCCCGAGACGATTCCCGGAGGAAGGCGGCTTGATCAATTTCTTGCCGATGAGGCAGATCTTTGTCGACGGAGTCAGTTGAAGCAGAGAGTTCGCGATCTGCGCTGTAACGGGAAGCCGGCAAAACTCTCCACACGAGTTTTACCGGGAGATATCGTCGAGGGGTCTCTGGAGGCTGTCGGCCTGCCCAAGGCGATTCCTCAGCCTGTGGATTTTCCCCTTATTCACGAGGGACGCTCTTTCCTGGTGATTGATAAGCCTCAAGGGCTTGTGGTTCATCCCGGAGCGGGGAATCCCGATGGCACGCTCGTGAACGGTTTGCTATGGCGCTACCGGGACGATCCTTTTTTTCAGGCCCTGAGGAACATTCCCGAGGGAGCGTCCGGTGAGGAGATTTCAGACGAAAGTGATCAGGAGGCCGATCAGGAAAGTGATCAGGAAGGTGATCTGAGGCCTGGTATCGTTCACCGTCTGGACAAGGATACCAGCGGTGTGATGATTGTCGCCAAAACTTTGGAGACCCACCAGTACCTGGTGGATCAATTCATGGCAGGGAGCGTCAAGAAGCTGTATCTGGCCATTACCCGGGGTGCGATCCGCCAGAACCAGGGTATTATCGATTCTCCCCTGGGGCGGGATCCGAACCATCGGCGTCGTTTTGCCGTCACCCCCGGTGCAGGCAAGCCGGCTCACACTGCGTTTCAGGTTCTGCGCCGGTTTCCTCAGCATACCCTGGTATTGCTGAAACCCTCCACGGGCCGGACCCATCAGCTTCGGGTTCACCTGGCTTCTCTGGGAAACCCCATTCTGGGGGACCCGCTCTATGCACGCCCGGACAGGCAGCTGCCTCAGGCGACCCTGATGTTGCATGCCCGTCTCCTTGAGCTCTCTCCGGAGCCTGAGGGGGGCGTGACGCCCTATATTGCCCCTGTGCCTGAACGGTTTCGGGAGGTTTTGAGGATTCTTTCGGGGAAGGGGCCTTCCCGGGGGTAA
- a CDS encoding pentapeptide repeat-containing protein, which yields MFEQKVDQDTFLTLLGETASVIEHLNGRGATFRDLDLRARHLRWAAFSGATFRNCDFRDTTWDCVFADFAVFEDCRFDESHLMDSVFAGSRLTRCAFTGATADMCNFNAIAAQSTDFSDCSLRRSRFINARLREVKFANCDLKDALFQFSERQEVSFKFSNHEEACF from the coding sequence GTGTTTGAACAAAAGGTTGATCAGGACACGTTTTTGACCCTCCTGGGCGAGACAGCCTCGGTGATAGAGCATCTCAACGGCCGGGGAGCTACCTTCCGGGATCTTGACCTGCGGGCAAGGCATCTGCGATGGGCCGCCTTCTCGGGGGCAACCTTTCGCAACTGCGATTTTCGCGATACCACGTGGGATTGCGTTTTTGCTGACTTTGCCGTATTTGAGGATTGCCGCTTTGACGAGAGTCATCTCATGGATTCCGTCTTCGCCGGAAGCCGCCTTACGCGATGCGCTTTCACGGGGGCAACGGCCGATATGTGCAATTTTAACGCCATTGCAGCCCAGTCAACGGATTTCAGCGACTGCTCCCTGCGGCGAAGTCGCTTCATCAACGCCCGCCTGCGGGAGGTCAAGTTTGCCAACTGTGATCTCAAGGACGCCCTCTTCCAGTTCTCCGAGCGCCAGGAGGTTTCCTTCAAATTTTCCAACCACGAGGAGGCTTGTTTTTGA
- the murI gene encoding glutamate racemase — protein MVLFLDSGVGGLVYLEEFQSRFPGVPCCYVADTAFFPYGSRSPRNVRDRLVALVGAVLREEISPQVIVVACNTASVVALEALRRTYPHPFVGVVPAVKPAAARTRSGHLALLATLQTTKDPYTDGLVKTFARYCRVSRLGLPGLVQAAEESFCSGEDGVARVIEEEVVPCLANDVDTVVLACTHFVRYRHLFSQILGPSVAVVDSLEGVVQRIAAVYPPGLRQGGSPASEDKPFLFHTSPLSPRYSCIDGRYRVRNLAFLPTAGEVLSP, from the coding sequence ATGGTTCTGTTTCTTGATTCAGGCGTGGGGGGGCTTGTGTATCTGGAGGAGTTCCAGAGCCGCTTTCCCGGCGTCCCCTGTTGTTATGTGGCCGACACGGCCTTCTTTCCCTACGGAAGCCGATCTCCCCGGAATGTCCGGGATCGTCTTGTTGCCCTGGTCGGAGCGGTTTTAAGGGAAGAAATCTCCCCCCAGGTCATCGTGGTAGCGTGCAACACTGCTTCAGTGGTTGCCCTGGAGGCGTTGCGGAGAACCTACCCGCATCCCTTTGTGGGGGTGGTGCCAGCCGTAAAACCTGCTGCCGCCAGAACTCGCAGCGGCCATCTGGCGCTCCTGGCAACGCTGCAAACCACAAAGGATCCCTACACAGACGGTCTGGTCAAGACCTTCGCCCGGTATTGCCGAGTCTCGCGCCTGGGCCTTCCCGGGCTGGTACAAGCCGCCGAGGAGTCCTTCTGTTCTGGCGAGGACGGGGTGGCCCGGGTTATTGAGGAAGAGGTAGTGCCCTGTCTGGCCAATGATGTGGATACCGTTGTTTTGGCTTGTACGCATTTTGTGCGCTACCGGCACCTCTTTTCACAGATTCTGGGGCCCTCTGTAGCAGTGGTTGATTCTCTGGAGGGAGTAGTCCAGCGGATCGCTGCGGTCTATCCGCCGGGGCTTCGCCAGGGAGGCTCTCCTGCTTCGGAGGACAAGCCCTTCCTCTTCCATACATCTCCCCTGTCTCCTCGTTATTCCTGTATTGATGGACGCTACAGGGTGCGAAACCTCGCCTTCCTCCCTACCGCCGGAGAGGTCCTCTCCCCGTGA
- the rsgA gene encoding ribosome small subunit-dependent GTPase A encodes MSLSAIVMWGANNIYNLRTLEGRICENVRIKGKVLPGTDISEANPLAPGDLVTLVEEEGGVRILERQERRNVVHRWNRKRRKMQAIAANVDTVFVVAAPEDPPYRPNFVDRVLVMAELAGIPAAVILNKADKAVPPEVERHLSILGDLGYPLYRTIAGEAARRIHHEGDLPAFRKDTARAVSVLVGRSGVGKSSLVNSLIPEANLATGDTSTKYQRGRHTTTLAKQVVSLDSRAGGAMYIDTPGVREFDLLGYDCSEIAAGYRDFLPFLPHCRMPGCTHLHEPDCSVLKALAEGAIARERYDSYQRLAMNILEENR; translated from the coding sequence GTGAGTCTTTCAGCAATCGTCATGTGGGGGGCGAACAATATTTACAATCTCCGAACTCTTGAAGGCCGGATCTGTGAGAACGTTCGCATCAAGGGAAAGGTCTTGCCCGGCACGGATATCTCCGAGGCAAACCCGCTCGCACCGGGAGACCTGGTGACCCTGGTTGAAGAGGAAGGGGGAGTGCGGATTCTGGAACGTCAGGAACGGCGCAACGTGGTGCATCGCTGGAATAGAAAGCGCCGCAAAATGCAGGCTATCGCTGCTAATGTGGATACGGTTTTCGTGGTTGCCGCGCCGGAAGATCCTCCCTACCGTCCTAACTTTGTGGATCGTGTTCTGGTTATGGCGGAGCTGGCGGGCATTCCCGCAGCGGTGATTCTGAACAAGGCCGATAAAGCTGTTCCTCCCGAGGTGGAGCGGCATCTGTCGATCCTGGGAGATCTCGGCTACCCTCTTTACCGCACGATCGCTGGCGAAGCTGCCCGGCGGATTCACCATGAGGGGGACCTTCCTGCTTTCCGGAAGGATACGGCCAGAGCTGTGAGCGTTCTTGTGGGTCGATCCGGGGTTGGTAAATCTTCCCTGGTGAATAGTCTGATCCCCGAGGCAAACCTGGCCACCGGGGATACCTCCACCAAGTATCAACGGGGTCGCCATACCACCACCCTGGCAAAGCAGGTGGTCTCTCTGGATTCCCGCGCTGGGGGGGCCATGTACATCGACACACCGGGGGTCCGCGAGTTTGATCTTCTGGGTTACGATTGCAGCGAAATTGCTGCCGGATATCGGGACTTTCTGCCGTTTCTTCCTCATTGTCGCATGCCGGGTTGCACCCATCTGCACGAACCGGATTGTTCTGTCCTGAAGGCTCTGGCAGAAGGAGCCATTGCCCGGGAGCGCTATGATTCCTATCAACGCCTGGCCATGAATATACTGGAGGAGAATCGATGA
- a CDS encoding endonuclease MutS2: MTALTALEFDRIRPALAALTATEEGRLAMASLEPEDDLLSLDRLADDVRSILQALEAGVPAPGGDVPPLEEIFTLLSRRGTVLELEQLVALRHLLETAQDFRRFFRAGEEEGYLPEGRSARLQGGRALHGTLRSLLTGEGEIKEEAVPEIVALRRQITGLHQDLHRSSEAILRSSRDIYREDRATLRDGRTVLPLISDFRGRVEGIIHESSGSGETLFVEPPELVDLNNRLVRTQNDIIREVRRVLREISEEARSCREELYELYGQVVAADCLLARARYGMALSGRIVSRGEQLHLIQARHPLLGKACVPLDITFDSSTRLMVLSGPNTGGKTVFLKTLGLLVLMSHCGVPIPVAEGSSLPFFRWIGVDIGDEQSLDESLSTFSAHLRTLGEIARQADEQSLILLDELGSGTDPEEGAALSMAIVDHLMERGSTILATTHQTILKHYGYTRQGAVNAAMAFDEESHRPTYRVIPGRPGGSHAIDAAREQGLLPEIVEKAAAYHSAHHNSVTEIIQRLTREEERLNQERQNVARLQEELVQERDQAARTREYYQEQERLLKKEGLREISRALDEARRRVEAEIRSVREAGGKLEKDQIRRAQGALEELADLKKATAAEAEEAVSGEDSSGLRGIGASLETAEAGASVRHRKTGRSGVILRVRKGRAEVQFGAIRMTVPLEELEEEACKAGRAPSRPVVSAGSSRPAPPAALELDLRGYRLAAALEELERSVDASVMHGVPVLSIIHGTGTGVLQKGVHEYLEERREVHRYRFALPEDGGFGKTVVEFLNDSRVG, translated from the coding sequence ATGACCGCCCTGACTGCCCTGGAGTTCGACAGGATACGGCCAGCCCTGGCTGCCTTGACCGCCACCGAGGAAGGGCGTTTGGCCATGGCCTCCCTGGAGCCTGAGGACGATCTCCTTTCGCTGGATCGTCTAGCTGACGATGTGCGATCGATTCTCCAGGCTTTGGAGGCAGGTGTTCCCGCTCCAGGCGGCGATGTACCTCCTCTTGAAGAGATTTTCACGCTTCTCTCCCGCCGGGGAACGGTGCTTGAGCTGGAGCAGCTGGTAGCGCTTCGCCATCTTCTGGAGACAGCTCAGGATTTCCGCAGGTTTTTTCGTGCCGGCGAGGAGGAGGGGTATCTCCCTGAAGGGCGCTCGGCACGCCTTCAGGGAGGCCGGGCCCTCCACGGAACCCTTCGCTCCCTTCTTACCGGTGAGGGGGAGATAAAAGAGGAGGCTGTTCCCGAGATCGTGGCCTTGCGCCGTCAGATCACGGGGCTTCATCAGGATCTGCACCGAAGCTCTGAGGCAATCCTTCGATCTTCCCGGGATATCTACCGGGAGGATCGAGCTACCCTCCGTGACGGTCGAACGGTCCTTCCTTTAATTTCTGACTTCAGGGGGCGGGTGGAGGGCATTATCCATGAATCGTCGGGAAGTGGTGAGACGCTTTTTGTGGAGCCTCCGGAACTGGTGGATCTTAACAATCGGCTGGTGAGGACCCAGAATGATATCATCCGCGAGGTTCGTCGCGTTCTTCGGGAGATCTCCGAAGAGGCCCGGTCCTGCCGGGAGGAACTGTACGAGCTCTACGGGCAGGTTGTTGCTGCCGATTGCCTCCTGGCTCGCGCCCGCTACGGGATGGCCCTTTCAGGACGAATTGTTTCGAGGGGGGAGCAGCTTCACCTGATTCAGGCGCGCCATCCCTTGTTGGGAAAAGCCTGTGTTCCCCTGGATATAACCTTCGACTCCTCCACACGGCTCATGGTTCTGAGTGGTCCCAACACAGGAGGAAAAACAGTTTTCCTGAAAACACTGGGTCTTCTGGTTCTTATGAGCCACTGCGGGGTGCCGATTCCTGTGGCGGAAGGGAGTTCTCTTCCCTTTTTTCGGTGGATTGGGGTGGATATCGGCGACGAACAGTCCCTGGATGAGTCGCTGTCCACCTTTTCGGCTCATCTGCGTACTCTGGGGGAGATCGCCCGTCAGGCTGATGAGCAGAGCCTGATTCTGCTGGACGAACTTGGTTCGGGAACCGACCCCGAAGAGGGGGCTGCCCTCTCCATGGCGATTGTGGATCATCTCATGGAACGGGGCAGCACGATTCTGGCAACCACCCACCAGACAATATTGAAGCATTACGGCTACACCCGCCAGGGAGCGGTGAACGCCGCCATGGCCTTTGATGAAGAGTCCCATCGTCCCACCTACCGGGTGATTCCCGGCCGTCCTGGAGGGAGTCATGCCATCGATGCGGCTCGGGAGCAGGGTCTCCTTCCGGAGATTGTCGAAAAAGCGGCGGCCTATCACAGTGCTCACCACAATAGCGTTACCGAGATCATCCAGCGCCTGACCCGGGAAGAGGAACGCTTGAATCAGGAGCGACAGAATGTCGCCCGGCTTCAGGAGGAGCTGGTGCAGGAACGGGACCAGGCCGCCCGGACCCGGGAATACTACCAGGAGCAGGAACGTCTGCTGAAAAAAGAGGGCCTTCGGGAAATCAGTCGAGCCCTGGATGAGGCGCGGCGCCGGGTGGAGGCCGAGATCCGCAGTGTCCGGGAGGCCGGCGGAAAACTGGAGAAAGATCAGATTCGCCGTGCCCAGGGAGCGCTGGAAGAACTGGCTGATCTCAAGAAGGCCACCGCCGCCGAAGCGGAAGAGGCTGTTTCCGGGGAGGACTCTTCCGGCCTGCGCGGTATCGGAGCTTCCCTTGAAACGGCCGAGGCTGGGGCGTCTGTGCGTCACAGGAAAACAGGCCGTTCCGGAGTGATTCTTCGGGTTCGAAAGGGGCGTGCCGAGGTGCAATTCGGAGCGATTCGCATGACTGTGCCCCTGGAAGAACTGGAAGAGGAGGCTTGCAAGGCAGGCAGGGCGCCGTCCCGGCCCGTTGTTTCTGCCGGCTCCTCCCGGCCAGCGCCGCCGGCTGCGCTGGAGCTGGATCTTCGCGGCTATCGACTTGCCGCTGCCCTGGAAGAGCTGGAGCGATCGGTCGACGCCTCGGTGATGCACGGTGTTCCGGTGCTTTCGATTATTCACGGTACAGGCACGGGGGTTCTTCAGAAGGGTGTGCACGAGTATCTGGAGGAGCGCCGTGAAGTCCACAGATATCGCTTTGCCCTTCCTGAAGATGGAGGATTTGGGAAAACGGTGGTTGAGTTTCTCAATGACTCCAGAGTAGGATGA
- a CDS encoding V-type ATP synthase subunit A yields MTTGKVVAINGNMVSVVVEGDVSLNEVGYIVVDDKRLKAEVIRIRGNQAELQVFEVTKGVAVGDAVEFTQELLAVELGPGLLTTIVDGLQNPLPELAEQSGFFLERGLYLQALPRDKTWSFTPTAKPGDTVLRGDQLGHVPEGIFEHWIMVPLGMFDTYTVETIAEAGDYTVDQTVATLKDSKGNLHEVTMVFQWPVKRAIDAYAERLRPEEPMVTTLRIVDTFLPVARGGTYCIPGPFGAGKTVLQQITSRHAEVDVVIIAACGERAGEVVETLREFPELTDPRTGKSLMERTVIICNTSSMPVAAREASVYTAVTIAEYYRQMGLNVLLLADSTSRWAQAMREMSGRLEEIPGEEAFPAYLESVIAAFYERAGLVRLKNGSTGSVTIGGTVSPAGGNFEEPVTQATLKVVGAFHGLSRGRSDARKYPAIDPLDSWSKYRGIVDPGMTEYARNVLFRGDEVGQMMKVVGEEGTAVDDYILFLKGDFLDAVYLQQNAFDPVDSSVSTERQRHIFDLVFHIIGSKIVIESKDEARDFFYKLRQKFIDYNSAEWQSDAFKNLEQEMRDLFSTVSSELEPKAQEVYRNRGKYA; encoded by the coding sequence ATGACAACAGGAAAAGTAGTCGCCATTAATGGAAATATGGTGAGCGTTGTCGTCGAGGGCGATGTATCGCTGAACGAAGTTGGATACATCGTCGTTGATGACAAACGGCTCAAGGCAGAGGTGATCCGGATTCGGGGGAACCAGGCGGAGCTTCAGGTTTTTGAAGTGACCAAAGGAGTCGCCGTAGGAGATGCTGTCGAGTTTACCCAGGAGCTCCTGGCGGTTGAACTCGGGCCGGGATTGCTCACGACAATCGTCGACGGGCTCCAGAATCCCCTGCCGGAACTCGCAGAGCAGTCGGGCTTCTTTCTGGAGCGGGGACTCTATCTGCAGGCCCTTCCTCGCGATAAAACATGGAGTTTTACTCCCACGGCAAAACCGGGTGACACTGTCCTGCGGGGTGATCAGCTGGGTCACGTCCCCGAGGGTATCTTTGAGCACTGGATCATGGTGCCCCTGGGAATGTTCGATACCTACACGGTGGAAACGATCGCCGAGGCGGGAGATTACACCGTAGACCAGACTGTGGCCACTCTCAAGGACAGCAAGGGCAATCTCCACGAAGTCACCATGGTCTTTCAGTGGCCCGTAAAACGAGCCATCGATGCCTACGCCGAACGGCTTCGTCCTGAAGAGCCCATGGTTACTACCTTGCGGATTGTTGATACCTTCCTGCCTGTCGCCCGGGGTGGTACATACTGTATCCCCGGCCCCTTTGGAGCGGGCAAGACCGTGCTCCAGCAGATAACCAGTCGTCATGCCGAGGTCGACGTGGTTATCATCGCCGCCTGCGGCGAGAGGGCCGGTGAGGTTGTAGAGACCCTTCGGGAGTTCCCTGAGTTGACAGACCCCCGCACGGGGAAATCTCTCATGGAACGGACAGTTATTATCTGTAACACCAGCTCCATGCCCGTTGCTGCCCGGGAAGCCTCGGTGTATACGGCCGTAACCATCGCCGAGTACTACCGGCAGATGGGCCTGAACGTTCTTCTTCTGGCCGATTCCACCAGCCGCTGGGCCCAGGCCATGCGTGAGATGTCGGGTCGTCTCGAGGAGATCCCCGGCGAGGAAGCCTTTCCTGCATACCTTGAGTCGGTTATCGCAGCCTTCTACGAGCGGGCAGGACTGGTGCGCCTCAAGAACGGATCAACCGGGTCTGTCACCATCGGCGGAACGGTAAGTCCTGCCGGTGGTAACTTCGAGGAGCCTGTCACCCAGGCTACCCTGAAAGTAGTAGGCGCTTTTCACGGACTTTCCCGGGGTCGTTCCGATGCACGGAAATACCCCGCCATTGATCCCCTGGACAGCTGGAGCAAATACCGGGGAATTGTCGATCCCGGTATGACCGAGTACGCTCGAAACGTCCTCTTCCGGGGCGATGAGGTAGGGCAGATGATGAAGGTCGTCGGAGAAGAAGGAACCGCCGTGGACGACTATATCCTCTTCCTGAAGGGGGACTTCCTCGATGCAGTTTACCTTCAGCAGAACGCTTTCGACCCCGTCGATTCCTCGGTCAGCACCGAGCGGCAGCGGCATATCTTTGATCTGGTCTTCCATATCATTGGTAGCAAGATCGTTATCGAGAGCAAAGATGAGGCCAGGGACTTTTTCTACAAGTTGAGGCAGAAGTTTATCGACTACAACAGCGCCGAATGGCAATCCGATGCGTTCAAGAACCTGGAACAGGAAATGAGGGATCTCTTCTCCACCGTTTCTTCAGAACTTGAGCCCAAGGCGCAGGAAGTGTACCGGAATCGGGGGAAATATGCGTAA
- a CDS encoding V-type ATP synthase subunit B, with protein sequence MRKVYSRIESIVGNVISVKAEGVRYGELAMVSTRYGESLAEVIRMRGDEVSLQVYAGGRGISTGDEVRFTGHPMQVSFSDNLLGRVFNGSGQPRDNGPELTEGLIEIGGPSVNPAKRIIPRNMIRTGIPMIDLFNTLVESQKLPIFSVSGEPYNPLLARIAMQAEVDVIILGGIGLKYDDYLFFRDTLEEGGALSRTIFFVHTASDPIVEALLVPDVSLAVAEKFALKGKRVLVLLTDMTNFADAMKEIAITQEQVPSNRGYPGDLYSQLAARYEKAVDFEGAGSITILGVTSMPGDDVTHPVPDNTGYITEGQYYLRNGRIEPFGSLSRLKQLVNDNTRDDHRALMDGMIKLYANYKESQEKKSMGFHMSSWDDKLLKFGEIFERTMMDLSVNIPLEEALDRGWDILAQCFEPQETGLKTELIKKFWPADSAGSAREATA encoded by the coding sequence ATGCGTAAAGTATACAGCAGGATTGAATCAATCGTCGGAAACGTCATCTCCGTGAAAGCCGAGGGCGTGCGCTACGGTGAGTTGGCGATGGTCTCCACCCGCTACGGGGAATCTCTCGCTGAGGTTATCCGGATGCGCGGTGACGAGGTAAGCCTCCAGGTCTACGCGGGAGGTCGGGGGATCTCCACGGGTGACGAGGTCCGTTTTACGGGTCATCCCATGCAGGTTTCTTTCTCGGACAACCTTCTGGGACGTGTTTTTAACGGTTCGGGTCAGCCTCGGGATAACGGTCCTGAGCTGACCGAGGGACTGATCGAGATCGGGGGGCCTTCGGTGAACCCGGCAAAGCGAATTATCCCCAGGAACATGATCCGAACAGGTATCCCCATGATCGATCTCTTCAACACCCTGGTGGAGAGTCAGAAGCTGCCGATCTTCAGTGTCTCCGGTGAGCCCTACAACCCGCTCCTGGCGCGAATCGCCATGCAGGCCGAGGTCGATGTGATTATTCTGGGAGGGATCGGTCTCAAGTACGATGACTACCTCTTTTTCAGGGATACCCTGGAAGAGGGCGGAGCCCTCTCGAGAACGATCTTCTTTGTTCATACCGCCAGCGATCCCATCGTTGAGGCCTTGCTGGTTCCCGATGTGAGCCTGGCCGTAGCCGAGAAGTTTGCCCTGAAGGGAAAACGGGTTCTGGTGCTCCTTACGGATATGACCAACTTCGCCGACGCCATGAAAGAGATCGCCATCACCCAGGAACAGGTTCCCTCCAACCGGGGATACCCGGGGGATCTCTACAGTCAGCTGGCGGCGCGCTACGAGAAGGCTGTAGACTTCGAGGGCGCCGGTTCGATCACCATTCTGGGGGTCACCTCGATGCCGGGCGACGATGTAACTCACCCCGTTCCCGACAACACCGGTTACATCACCGAGGGGCAGTACTATCTGAGAAACGGACGGATCGAGCCCTTTGGATCGCTTTCCAGGCTCAAGCAGCTGGTGAACGACAATACTCGCGATGACCACCGTGCGCTCATGGACGGCATGATCAAGCTCTATGCAAACTACAAGGAAAGCCAGGAGAAGAAGTCCATGGGATTTCACATGTCTTCCTGGGACGATAAGCTCCTGAAGTTCGGCGAGATCTTCGAGCGCACCATGATGGACCTTTCGGTGAACATTCCCCTGGAAGAGGCGCTGGATCGAGGGTGGGACATTCTTGCCCAGTGCTTTGAGCCCCAGGAGACGGGGTTGAAAACAGAGCTGATCAAGAAGTTCTGGCCGGCTGACAGCGCCGGTTCGGCCCGGGAGGCGACAGCCTGA
- a CDS encoding V-type ATP synthase subunit D → MVKLTKNELKKQKDALKRFQRYLPTLQLKKQQLQMVIRQAEQEYDVLVREKEQIRKDLDRWVGVYADGLDLTPYAEVERIETSQGNIAGIDIPVFEDLQFVDRRWDLVTTPLWVDQGVKMLRSMLEVEAKLLLLKEQLRLLSEELRTTTQRVNLFEKVKIPETKDNIRMIQIYLGDQQTAAVVRGKIAKRNLLKAAS, encoded by the coding sequence ATGGTCAAGCTGACCAAAAACGAACTGAAGAAACAAAAGGACGCGCTCAAGCGGTTTCAACGCTATCTGCCGACGCTGCAGTTGAAGAAGCAGCAGCTCCAGATGGTAATCCGCCAGGCTGAGCAGGAATACGACGTCCTGGTCCGGGAGAAAGAACAGATCCGGAAAGATCTGGATCGTTGGGTAGGAGTCTACGCTGACGGTCTGGATCTTACTCCCTACGCGGAGGTAGAACGGATCGAGACCTCCCAGGGGAATATCGCGGGAATCGATATTCCGGTTTTTGAGGATCTGCAGTTTGTTGACCGGCGTTGGGATCTTGTCACGACGCCGCTGTGGGTTGATCAGGGAGTCAAAATGCTTCGTTCCATGCTGGAGGTGGAGGCGAAGCTCCTTCTTCTCAAGGAACAGTTGCGGCTCTTGAGCGAAGAACTTCGAACAACCACACAACGGGTGAACCTCTTTGAAAAGGTAAAGATTCCCGAGACCAAGGATAATATCCGGATGATCCAGATTTACCTTGGGGATCAGCAAACTGCTGCCGTTGTTCGCGGCAAGATTGCAAAGCGCAATCTTCTAAAGGCGGCATCATGA